The Rhododendron vialii isolate Sample 1 chromosome 5a, ASM3025357v1 genome contains a region encoding:
- the LOC131326985 gene encoding uncharacterized protein LOC131326985: MRSLSSAVFFFLLSLLFLVAKSGDARKDPAAAAADYWKSMMKGEPMPAAIEEILVHDDHGAEISASKQKDEKKEKKKKKRWDPSKISVAHFKRDFDTTPNMIIYHSHMGHTHEKSLVKGRAGVIARGF; encoded by the exons ATGAGATCTCTATCATCAGctgtcttcttcttcctcctctccttGCTTTTCTTG GTTGCGAAATCCGGTGATGCGAGGAAAGatccagcagcagcagcagcagactACTGGAAGAGCATGATGAAAGGGGAGCCAATGCCTGCAGCAATTGAAGAAATACTTGTCCATGATGATCATGGTGCAGAAATCTCTGCATCCAAACAGAAGGAtgagaagaaggagaagaagaagaagaagaggtggGACCCATCTAAAATAAGCGTGGCCCACTTCAAAAGGGATTTCGATACTACCCCTAACATGATAATTTACCACAGCCATATGGGACATACTCATGAGAAATCACTTGTTAAAGGCAGAGCTGGGGTAATAGCTAGAGGTTTCTGA